The Arachis hypogaea cultivar Tifrunner chromosome 19, arahy.Tifrunner.gnm2.J5K5, whole genome shotgun sequence genome has a window encoding:
- the LOC112779965 gene encoding receptor-like protein kinase At3g21340: MRVHHRNLTSLIGYCNEETNIGLIYEYMANGNLDEHLSRKNNREKSLNWEDRLRIALDAAQGLEYLHNGCKPPIVHRDVKCTNILLDENLHAKLADFGLSKCFAADGDTHVSTIAAGTPGYLDLEYTTSNRLTEKSDVYSFGVVLLRIITGQSVIIVREDTAYHISQRVNSMVAEGDITKVVDSRIQGDFDRNSAWRAVEIAMASLSVTSAERPYMRDIVTHLKDCLAAELARKHNFCDLQNEDSVEQFSVNLISTDMTPSAR, from the exons ATGAGAGTACATCACCGAAATCTGACTTCTCTTATTGGTTACTGCAATGAAGAAACTAATATAGGACTCATCTATGAATACATGGCAAATGGAAACTTAGACGAACATCTTTCGA GAAAAAACAACAGGGAAAAGTCCTTGAATTGGGAAGATAGACTTCGAATAGCATTGGATGCAGCCCaag GATTGGAATATCTGCATAATGGTTGTAAGCCACCCATAGTCCACAGAGATGTAAAATGCACAAATATTCTATTAGATGAAAACTTGCATGCCAAACTTGCTGATTTTGGATTATCCAAATGCTTTGCTGCTGACGGGGATACACATGTATCAACAATTGCTGCCGGAACTCCAGGCTACCTTGATCTTGA ATATACGACATCAAACAGGTTGACAGAAAAAAGTGATGTGTATAGTTTTGGAGTAGTTCTTTTAAGGATAATCACAGGTCAATCGGTTATAATAGTAAGGGAAGATACAGCTTATCATATAAGTCAGCGGGTTAACTCTATGGTTGCTGAAGGGGATATAACAAAAGTTGTTGATTCAAGGATACAAGGAGATTTTGACAGAAACTCTGCATGGAGAGCGGTTGAAATAGCAATGGCCTCTTTGTCTGTCACTTCGGCGGAAAGACCATACATGAGAGATATAGTGACACACTTGAAGGACTGTTTGGCTGCAGAGTTAGCCCGTAAACATAATTTTTGTGACCTTCAAAATGAAGATTCAGTTGAACAGTTCAGTGTGAATTTAATTAGTACTGATATGACTCCATCAGCTAGATAG